Proteins from a single region of Microbacterium sp. zg-Y818:
- a CDS encoding CDP-glycerol glycerophosphotransferase family protein: MGVVTDGRKAARLLRKALDNRAAVREVRRELATRGPVPPMHFKVAVYFADGAVNMYQMRQWYKPLAQLAQRWPVVVLSRSATGARELAADGALPLAFVPTVRDLERFIAAQDIRVVLYVNQNTRNFQMFRYGRRWHVFINHGESDKMYMTTNQFKAYDYALVAGDAARERLARVLWDYDLERRTIEIGRPQADHYSGALPYTPDQRTVILYAPTWEGDRPSAHYGSIATHGEALTQAVLASPDHRLIYRPHPRSGVVDDAYGQANARIIAAIAAANAADPTAQHVFDDGPDLGWQLSAADVAVVDISAMVYDRLAADRPLMVTRPADPRASIDAHGYLSACEWLDAAHAGQILSEAERVLSDVEAAARLKEWVRHYFGDTSPGAATARFHAAIEQLMQEWDRWQSLTAGDPVDDDQDDAELDDAD, from the coding sequence GTGGGTGTCGTAACCGATGGACGTAAGGCTGCCAGGCTGCTGCGAAAGGCGCTCGACAACCGCGCGGCGGTGCGTGAGGTGCGCCGCGAACTCGCCACACGCGGGCCGGTGCCGCCGATGCACTTCAAGGTCGCGGTCTACTTCGCCGACGGCGCCGTGAACATGTATCAGATGCGGCAGTGGTACAAGCCGCTCGCGCAGCTGGCGCAGCGCTGGCCGGTCGTGGTGCTCAGCCGCTCCGCGACGGGCGCGCGGGAACTCGCAGCCGACGGCGCCCTGCCGCTGGCGTTCGTGCCCACCGTGCGCGACCTCGAGCGCTTCATCGCCGCGCAGGACATCCGAGTGGTGCTCTACGTCAACCAGAACACGCGCAACTTCCAGATGTTCCGGTACGGACGCCGCTGGCACGTGTTCATCAACCACGGCGAGTCCGACAAGATGTACATGACGACCAACCAGTTCAAGGCGTACGACTACGCCCTGGTTGCCGGCGACGCCGCGCGCGAGCGCCTTGCGCGGGTGCTGTGGGATTACGACCTCGAGCGGCGGACCATCGAGATCGGTCGGCCGCAGGCCGACCACTACTCCGGTGCCCTTCCGTACACGCCAGACCAGCGAACGGTGATCCTGTACGCCCCCACGTGGGAGGGGGACCGCCCGTCGGCACACTACGGCTCGATCGCCACGCACGGTGAGGCGCTCACGCAGGCCGTGCTCGCGAGCCCCGACCACCGCCTGATCTACCGGCCCCATCCCCGCTCGGGTGTCGTGGACGACGCGTACGGCCAGGCGAACGCGCGCATCATCGCCGCCATCGCGGCGGCGAACGCCGCCGATCCCACCGCGCAGCACGTCTTCGACGACGGACCGGATCTCGGCTGGCAGCTGTCGGCCGCCGACGTCGCGGTCGTCGACATCTCCGCGATGGTCTACGACCGGCTCGCTGCCGACCGTCCGCTCATGGTGACGCGTCCCGCCGATCCGCGCGCGAGCATCGACGCGCACGGCTATCTGTCGGCCTGCGAATGGCTGGATGCCGCGCACGCCGGACAGATCCTGTCAGAGGCCGAGCGCGTGCTGTCGGACGTCGAGGCTGCGGCGCGCTTGAAGGAATGGGTCCGCCACTACTTCGGCGACACGTCGCCGGGTGCTGCGACCGCGCGTTTCCATGCCGCCATCGAGCAGCTGATGCAGGAGTGGGATCGCTGGCAGAGCCTGACGGCCGGTGATCCGGTCGACGACGATCAGGACGACGCGGAGCTCGACGACGCCGACTGA
- a CDS encoding glycosyltransferase family 2 protein, with amino-acid sequence MHDAASRTTKDAPVVAADAGVTFVMPVLNERAYLERAVRTVLEQDLTGRPVELVLALGPSSDGTTELARRLAAADPRIVLVDNPAADIPVGLNLAIRAGRYPTIVRVDAHSELTGDYTRRALETLERVRAANVGGIMRADGRTPFQRAVARAYNSPIGLGGGAYHSGGTEGPAESAYLGVMRRAVLEEVGMFDESVRRGEDWELNLRIRRAGYRVWFDPELAVTYWPRESWTRLVRQFFATGKWRGELVRRYGRRNSLRYFAPPGLVVLVVLALLLAVLQATGVVTGWASLAASVLYLPIIAYAILVVGVAAGRGGGKGWRDKLWTLAVLPTMHLSWGTGFIGGVLRGAHDTVDTSRLGTRNTPLP; translated from the coding sequence ATGCACGACGCCGCCTCCCGCACGACCAAGGACGCGCCCGTCGTGGCAGCCGATGCCGGAGTCACCTTCGTCATGCCGGTGCTCAACGAGCGGGCGTACCTGGAGCGGGCGGTGCGCACCGTGCTCGAGCAGGACCTCACCGGTCGCCCCGTCGAGCTGGTGCTGGCCCTCGGGCCCTCGAGCGACGGCACGACCGAGCTCGCGCGAAGGCTGGCCGCGGCGGACCCCCGGATCGTCCTGGTCGACAACCCCGCCGCCGACATCCCGGTGGGGCTGAACCTCGCCATCCGGGCCGGCCGGTACCCCACCATCGTGCGCGTCGACGCTCACTCCGAGCTCACCGGGGATTACACCCGCCGTGCCCTCGAGACTCTCGAGCGGGTGCGCGCCGCGAACGTCGGCGGCATCATGCGCGCCGACGGCCGTACCCCCTTCCAGCGGGCGGTCGCACGCGCGTACAACTCCCCCATCGGCCTGGGCGGCGGCGCGTACCACAGCGGCGGAACCGAGGGACCGGCGGAGTCGGCCTACCTGGGGGTCATGCGGCGGGCGGTCCTCGAAGAAGTGGGCATGTTCGACGAATCCGTGAGGCGGGGCGAGGACTGGGAGCTGAACCTGCGCATCCGACGCGCGGGCTACCGCGTGTGGTTCGACCCAGAGCTCGCCGTGACCTATTGGCCGCGCGAGAGCTGGACGCGACTGGTCCGCCAGTTCTTCGCGACCGGAAAGTGGCGCGGTGAGCTGGTGCGCCGGTACGGCCGACGCAATTCGCTCCGCTACTTCGCCCCGCCCGGGCTCGTCGTGCTGGTGGTGCTGGCGCTGCTGCTCGCGGTGCTGCAGGCGACCGGTGTGGTCACCGGCTGGGCGTCTCTCGCGGCGTCGGTGCTCTACCTGCCGATCATCGCGTACGCGATACTCGTCGTCGGCGTCGCCGCCGGTCGCGGTGGCGGCAAAGGGTGGCGAGACAAGCTGTGGACGCTCGCCGTGCTCCCGACGATGCACCTGTCGTGGGGCACCGGCTTCATCGGGGGCGTGCTGCGCGGCGCCCACGACACCGTCGACACCTCCCGGCTGGGCACCCGCAACACCCCCCTCCCCTGA
- a CDS encoding CDP-glycerol glycerophosphotransferase family protein, with translation MIRARLIAEDGATLELSGTGPRPQRAELVGPRARVTARLSGRGATWRAVFPLRASRWGGPELPLPTGRYDVTVVGADGEPMDAEVSVPLSMLGTLRAQLDGAVLRVGPPVDPAYDSGDGQAALERRYVTGRGELENAVFFESFYGRNASCNPLAIDRELARVAPGVVRYWSVVDLSVAVPEGAVAVVEGTPQWWRARGASRLLVVNDWLRRRFERRRGQRVLQTWHGTPLKRLALHRPGFDARRMIAVVREARRWDVLLAQNPYAARIMKKAYAFLSRPVWVEGYPRNDVLVSGDGAATRRQLGIRDDERVLLYAPTWRDDREQMVDFVDPVELAAASDAVVLVRGHSRTLLPGRDATGPRVIDVTAFPDTARLLLAADALITDYSSVMFDFSVTGKPMYFLVPDLEHYRGELRGFYFDLASHAPGPVVRSADDLIAALADDGVPAQYAAAYSAWRRRFNARDDGHAAERVVARILDQGFVDR, from the coding sequence ATGATCCGAGCACGCCTCATCGCCGAGGACGGTGCCACACTCGAGCTGAGCGGCACGGGACCGCGCCCCCAGCGCGCCGAGCTCGTCGGGCCGCGCGCGCGGGTCACGGCGCGCCTTTCGGGTCGCGGCGCCACATGGCGTGCGGTGTTCCCGCTGCGCGCGTCGCGGTGGGGCGGGCCAGAGCTGCCGTTGCCGACCGGCCGATACGACGTGACGGTCGTCGGCGCCGACGGGGAGCCGATGGATGCCGAGGTCTCGGTGCCGCTCAGCATGCTCGGGACCCTCCGTGCCCAGCTCGACGGCGCCGTGCTGCGGGTCGGACCGCCGGTGGACCCGGCCTACGACTCCGGCGACGGGCAGGCGGCCCTGGAGCGCCGGTACGTCACCGGGCGCGGCGAGCTCGAGAACGCCGTGTTCTTCGAGAGCTTCTACGGGCGCAACGCCAGCTGCAACCCGCTGGCGATCGACCGGGAGCTGGCACGTGTGGCGCCTGGCGTGGTGCGGTACTGGAGTGTCGTGGATCTCTCGGTGGCCGTCCCAGAAGGCGCCGTCGCGGTCGTCGAGGGCACCCCGCAGTGGTGGCGCGCCCGAGGGGCGTCCCGCCTGCTGGTGGTCAACGACTGGCTGCGCCGGCGCTTCGAGCGCCGCCGCGGCCAGCGGGTGCTGCAGACCTGGCACGGGACGCCTTTGAAGCGCCTCGCCCTGCATCGACCGGGGTTCGACGCCCGCCGCATGATCGCGGTCGTCCGGGAGGCGCGACGGTGGGATGTGCTGCTCGCACAGAACCCGTACGCCGCTCGCATCATGAAGAAGGCCTATGCCTTCCTCTCGCGGCCGGTGTGGGTCGAGGGTTACCCCCGCAACGACGTCCTCGTCTCGGGCGACGGCGCTGCGACCCGCCGCCAGCTCGGGATCCGAGACGACGAACGCGTGCTGCTGTACGCACCGACGTGGCGCGATGACCGCGAGCAGATGGTGGACTTCGTGGATCCCGTCGAGCTCGCCGCCGCATCCGATGCCGTCGTGCTCGTGCGGGGACACTCGCGCACACTGCTGCCGGGACGGGATGCGACAGGGCCGCGCGTGATCGACGTGACGGCGTTCCCTGACACTGCGCGGCTGCTGCTGGCCGCCGACGCGCTCATCACCGACTACTCCTCGGTCATGTTCGACTTCAGCGTCACCGGAAAGCCCATGTACTTCCTGGTTCCGGATCTCGAGCACTACAGGGGCGAGCTGCGGGGGTTCTACTTCGACCTCGCGTCTCACGCACCCGGCCCGGTGGTGCGCTCGGCGGACGACCTCATCGCGGCGCTGGCCGACGACGGCGTGCCCGCGCAGTACGCCGCGGCGTATTCGGCGTGGCGACGGCGGTTCAACGCGCGCGACGACGGACATGCTGCCGAACGCGTGGTCGCCCGCATCCTCGACCAGGGGTTCGTCGACCGCTGA
- a CDS encoding pyridoxal phosphate-dependent aminotransferase, translating to MREIPGAWRRTARGAGLLAADGTSVPTIFAEMSALATQTGAVNLGQGFPDEDGPAEVLEAARDAIAHGVNQYPPGRGMPDLLEAIAEHQHRFYGLQLDPHRHILVTAGATEALAATLLALVDGPDDEVVVFEPYYDSYAACIALAGARLVPVPLRWPDFQPDIEDLRRAVTDRTRVILVNDPHNPTGAVFERDALEEIVRLADRHDAVIVTDEVYEHLVFDAQHVPIATLPGAWERTLTVSSAGKTFATTGWKIGWVSGPTDLIQAVLAVKQFLTYVNGAPFQPAIATGLRLPDSFFAELTATLRDKRDLLGRGLRGAGFDVSTPRGSYFTVADAAPLGATDAAQFCRELPARAGVVAIPLTAFVTTEHRGDYATLLRFAACKRTDVLEDAVARLAVLNA from the coding sequence GTGCGAGAGATTCCCGGCGCCTGGCGCCGCACGGCCCGTGGTGCGGGTCTCCTGGCAGCGGACGGGACATCCGTTCCGACCATTTTCGCCGAGATGAGCGCCCTGGCAACCCAGACCGGTGCGGTGAACCTCGGGCAGGGCTTCCCCGACGAGGACGGCCCGGCCGAAGTGCTCGAGGCCGCACGGGACGCGATCGCCCACGGCGTCAACCAGTACCCGCCCGGTCGCGGCATGCCGGATCTTCTCGAAGCCATCGCCGAGCACCAGCACCGCTTCTACGGTTTGCAACTGGATCCCCACCGGCACATCCTGGTCACCGCCGGCGCGACGGAGGCGCTCGCGGCGACGCTCCTCGCGCTCGTGGACGGTCCCGATGACGAAGTGGTCGTGTTCGAGCCGTACTACGACAGCTACGCGGCCTGCATCGCGCTGGCCGGCGCGCGGCTCGTGCCGGTGCCGCTGCGGTGGCCGGACTTTCAGCCGGACATCGAGGATCTGCGGCGGGCGGTCACCGACCGCACCCGGGTGATCCTCGTCAACGACCCCCACAATCCGACCGGCGCAGTCTTCGAGCGCGACGCCCTCGAAGAGATCGTGCGCCTGGCCGACCGGCACGACGCCGTCATCGTCACCGACGAGGTCTACGAGCACCTCGTCTTCGACGCGCAGCACGTGCCCATCGCGACGCTCCCGGGCGCCTGGGAGCGCACTCTCACCGTCTCGTCCGCGGGCAAGACCTTCGCCACGACCGGATGGAAGATCGGCTGGGTGTCCGGCCCCACCGACCTCATCCAGGCGGTGCTGGCGGTCAAGCAGTTCCTCACGTACGTCAACGGTGCGCCCTTCCAGCCCGCGATCGCCACCGGCCTACGACTGCCCGACTCGTTCTTCGCCGAACTGACCGCCACACTCCGGGACAAGCGGGACCTTCTCGGGCGGGGACTGCGGGGAGCGGGGTTCGATGTCTCCACACCGCGCGGCTCGTACTTCACCGTCGCCGACGCCGCACCCCTCGGTGCGACGGATGCCGCGCAGTTCTGCCGCGAGCTGCCGGCCCGGGCCGGGGTCGTCGCCATTCCCCTCACGGCGTTCGTCACCACCGAGCACCGCGGCGACTACGCCACGCTCCTGCGGTTCGCCGCCTGCAAGCGCACGGATGTGCTCGAAGACGCCGTCGCCCGGCTCGCGGTGCTGAACGCCTGA
- a CDS encoding phosphotransferase produces the protein MDSTLACLVRWMPRQRWYAAKGRRPHLRYVASWDVPTSESGVRVRTVLVTDDGTLPAVTYQVPLVARATASVPSALGPHVIGHPDPGTTLIDGPHDPAYATALLALVTSGGVAHGRHTTATGHTVSSAHATAAADAHTSSVLTGEQSNTSIRYGFDGDASPVICKLYRQVHHGRNPDIELNVALSEARSPHVPRAVGWVEGDWPDPTPSDPAGTGSLAFAQQYFPDVEDAWRVALRAAAGGDDFGGAAFDLGAATADVHRSLAHVFPVREAAPIDRAALREAWQRRLSTAVAEVGPLGQARRAIEAVYDRALDVDWPALQRIHGDYHLGQVILVPGRGWVLLDFEGEPLRPMPERVRPDLALRDVAGMLRSFDYVAGSVRLDHPDRANAVREWAAIARRSFLSGYADRAGTRTTLAGPLLDALELDKAVYEAIYESRSRPAWIVIPLRAIERLIADATPDLPPEGAQSASSSSASS, from the coding sequence ATGGACAGTACGCTGGCGTGTCTGGTTCGTTGGATGCCACGGCAACGCTGGTATGCGGCGAAGGGGCGCAGGCCCCATCTGCGTTACGTCGCGTCGTGGGATGTACCGACGTCGGAGTCGGGAGTGCGCGTGCGCACGGTGCTGGTGACCGACGACGGAACGCTGCCCGCAGTGACCTACCAGGTGCCGCTGGTCGCCCGGGCGACGGCGTCGGTGCCGTCGGCGCTCGGTCCGCACGTCATCGGTCACCCTGACCCCGGCACCACACTCATCGACGGACCGCACGATCCCGCCTATGCCACGGCGCTGCTGGCACTCGTGACGTCGGGCGGTGTGGCACATGGCCGACACACGACCGCGACCGGGCACACCGTCTCATCCGCGCACGCCACCGCGGCCGCCGACGCGCACACGTCGAGCGTGCTCACCGGCGAACAGTCCAACACCTCCATTCGCTACGGGTTCGACGGCGACGCCTCGCCGGTCATCTGCAAGCTGTACCGGCAGGTGCACCACGGTCGGAATCCCGACATCGAGTTGAACGTAGCGCTCAGCGAGGCGCGTTCGCCTCACGTCCCGCGCGCTGTCGGCTGGGTCGAGGGCGACTGGCCCGACCCGACGCCGTCAGACCCTGCCGGCACCGGCTCCCTGGCGTTCGCACAGCAGTACTTCCCCGACGTCGAAGACGCCTGGCGGGTGGCCCTGCGTGCCGCGGCGGGGGGCGACGACTTCGGCGGAGCCGCGTTCGATCTGGGCGCCGCCACCGCGGATGTGCACCGCTCGCTCGCCCACGTGTTCCCGGTGCGGGAGGCCGCTCCCATCGATCGCGCGGCGCTGCGCGAAGCGTGGCAGCGGCGGCTCTCCACCGCCGTGGCCGAGGTCGGGCCCCTCGGCCAGGCGCGACGGGCCATCGAAGCCGTCTACGACCGCGCACTCGACGTCGACTGGCCCGCCTTGCAGCGCATCCATGGCGACTACCATCTCGGTCAGGTGATCCTCGTGCCCGGCCGAGGCTGGGTCCTCTTGGATTTCGAGGGCGAGCCGCTGCGGCCGATGCCCGAGCGGGTGCGGCCCGACCTCGCCCTGCGGGACGTCGCGGGCATGCTCCGATCCTTCGATTACGTCGCCGGTTCGGTGCGTCTCGATCACCCCGACCGAGCGAACGCCGTGCGGGAGTGGGCCGCGATCGCGCGACGCAGCTTCCTCTCGGGCTACGCCGACCGTGCCGGCACCCGCACGACGCTCGCCGGTCCGCTGCTGGACGCCCTTGAACTCGACAAGGCCGTGTACGAGGCGATCTATGAGTCCCGCTCACGCCCCGCGTGGATCGTGATCCCGCTGCGGGCGATCGAGCGCCTCATCGCCGACGCGACGCCTGACCTGCCGCCGGAGGGCGCTCAGTCGGCGTCGTCGAGCTCCGCGTCGTCCTGA
- a CDS encoding CDP-glycerol glycerophosphotransferase family protein, giving the protein MASFSFGAGNAGKLARIPLYAAGRLFTLLVPRARDTWVFGSAAGLADGGWALWREAVDRHGVDATWLTGTAAEAREARERGIRSVPRGSVRGLWQTARARVVVVTHGLGDANRYAVSGAFVVQLWHGIPLKRIGLDSPETLRSGFLPRSRAVRAFLRIMYRRTAAAIAVLPAASDLVRGRLESAFGLYDGQVVVTGEPRVDVLSIGTPASRREAARAIIAGAVGAPASASPGTRWVLYAPTWRDGDVDPSIPDAAQWRRIQQVLERHDATLLVRPHHLGAGRYAPPSGVDRVRLMGSDVLADVTPALPGVDVLITDYSSLAYDAGLVPLPVLFLAPDLDAYAARRGFYGTYADVAGADHATDWDGVCARLDVVLADPAAREECVSRSRRLSERMHAYRDGHNTARVYRAIRAGLATRSKGPA; this is encoded by the coding sequence GTGGCGTCCTTCTCGTTCGGCGCGGGCAACGCCGGCAAGCTGGCCCGCATCCCGCTCTACGCGGCCGGTCGCCTCTTCACGCTTCTCGTGCCCCGCGCGCGCGACACCTGGGTGTTCGGTTCCGCCGCGGGTCTGGCCGACGGCGGCTGGGCGCTGTGGCGAGAAGCCGTCGATCGGCACGGCGTGGATGCCACGTGGCTCACCGGCACCGCCGCCGAGGCGCGTGAGGCGCGTGAGCGCGGCATCCGCTCGGTGCCCCGCGGCTCGGTCCGAGGACTGTGGCAGACGGCCCGGGCCCGTGTCGTCGTCGTGACGCACGGTTTGGGCGACGCCAACCGCTACGCCGTCTCGGGCGCGTTCGTGGTGCAGCTGTGGCACGGCATCCCGCTCAAACGCATCGGACTGGACTCGCCCGAGACACTCCGCAGCGGCTTTCTTCCCCGCTCGCGGGCGGTGAGGGCGTTCCTGCGCATCATGTACCGCCGCACCGCGGCGGCCATCGCGGTGCTCCCTGCCGCCTCCGATCTCGTGCGCGGACGTCTCGAGTCGGCGTTCGGACTCTACGACGGCCAGGTGGTCGTCACCGGCGAACCCCGCGTCGACGTGCTTTCGATCGGCACCCCCGCCTCCCGTCGTGAGGCGGCGCGCGCGATCATCGCCGGGGCAGTGGGTGCACCGGCATCCGCGTCGCCCGGCACCCGCTGGGTGCTCTACGCCCCGACCTGGCGTGACGGCGATGTGGATCCCTCGATCCCGGACGCCGCGCAATGGCGTCGCATCCAGCAGGTGCTCGAGCGGCACGATGCGACGCTGCTCGTGCGTCCGCATCACCTCGGCGCCGGCCGCTACGCACCGCCCTCGGGCGTCGACCGCGTGCGTCTCATGGGAAGTGACGTCCTCGCCGACGTCACACCGGCCCTGCCTGGCGTCGACGTGCTCATCACCGACTACTCCTCGCTCGCTTACGACGCGGGACTCGTTCCCCTGCCCGTGCTCTTCCTCGCGCCCGATCTCGACGCGTACGCCGCCCGGCGCGGCTTCTACGGCACCTATGCCGACGTCGCGGGCGCCGACCACGCGACGGACTGGGACGGCGTCTGCGCCAGGCTCGACGTCGTGCTGGCAGACCCCGCGGCCCGCGAGGAGTGCGTGAGCCGATCGCGCCGTCTGAGCGAGCGGATGCACGCGTACCGAGACGGACACAACACCGCGCGGGTGTACCGTGCGATCCGGGCAGGCCTCGCCACACGATCGAAGGGACCGGCATGA
- a CDS encoding trypsin-like peptidase domain-containing protein — protein MSDTEGIRPTETPAGTEPAIVPPVPQQPAAHAAQQHPAPGQRPSPAAPPYPGAPSYGAGPAYGAAASGYGAPHQPAGATSAPAAPSSTSVSGAEPTASTKSGIGAGKVAALMLAAALVGGTAGIGGAYAGVNIWSASQPVTATGPASVTVNDTDSVNQTTAIAAKVVPSVVTISADGGSTGGTGSGVILSEDGYVVTNTHVVTLDGATSDAALTVTTADGRVYDAEIVGLDPMYDLAVIKLQDASGLTPIEFADSADLNVGDEAVAVGAPLGLANTVTTGIVSALNRSISIASSAAPETPGDGTEQAPEEQDQGPFYFDFGQGQPQQTSSTISIAVLQTDAAINPGNSGGALVDSEGKLIGINVAIATAGSSGESGSIGVGFAIPSDIVERITSEIIDDGAATHGLLGAMVAPAASIEGATTTGAYIDEVTPGGAAAEAGLRSGDIVTGFDGLPITDATDLTAQVRAVAGGSTVSLTYLRDGETRTADVTLGELVD, from the coding sequence ATGAGCGACACCGAGGGCATCCGCCCCACTGAGACCCCCGCCGGCACCGAGCCGGCCATTGTTCCCCCCGTGCCCCAGCAGCCCGCCGCCCACGCTGCCCAGCAGCACCCCGCCCCCGGCCAGCGCCCCTCGCCGGCGGCGCCGCCGTACCCCGGTGCGCCGTCCTACGGCGCGGGGCCGGCGTACGGCGCTGCGGCATCCGGCTACGGCGCGCCGCACCAGCCCGCCGGCGCCACGTCTGCCCCGGCCGCGCCGTCATCGACGTCGGTGTCCGGTGCCGAGCCGACCGCCTCGACCAAGTCCGGAATCGGCGCAGGCAAGGTGGCCGCACTGATGCTCGCCGCCGCCCTCGTCGGCGGCACCGCGGGGATCGGCGGCGCGTACGCCGGCGTCAACATCTGGAGCGCCTCCCAGCCCGTGACGGCGACCGGCCCCGCTTCGGTGACCGTCAACGACACCGACAGCGTCAACCAGACCACGGCCATCGCCGCCAAGGTGGTGCCGAGCGTCGTGACGATCTCCGCCGATGGCGGCTCCACCGGCGGCACCGGGTCGGGCGTCATCCTCAGCGAGGACGGCTACGTCGTCACCAACACGCACGTGGTGACCCTCGACGGCGCCACCTCCGACGCCGCCCTCACGGTGACCACCGCCGACGGGCGTGTCTACGACGCCGAGATCGTGGGCCTCGACCCGATGTACGACCTGGCCGTCATCAAGCTCCAGGACGCCTCGGGCCTCACCCCGATCGAGTTCGCCGACTCCGCCGACCTGAACGTGGGCGACGAAGCCGTCGCGGTGGGTGCTCCGCTGGGCCTGGCGAACACGGTCACCACGGGCATCGTCAGCGCGCTGAACCGGTCGATCTCGATCGCTTCGTCCGCCGCCCCCGAGACGCCCGGTGACGGCACCGAGCAGGCGCCCGAGGAGCAGGACCAGGGGCCGTTCTACTTCGACTTCGGCCAGGGTCAGCCCCAGCAGACCTCGTCGACGATCTCGATCGCGGTTCTGCAGACCGACGCCGCGATCAACCCGGGCAACTCCGGCGGTGCTCTGGTGGATTCGGAGGGCAAGCTGATCGGCATCAACGTCGCCATCGCCACGGCCGGCTCGTCCGGTGAGTCCGGGTCGATCGGCGTGGGCTTCGCGATCCCCTCCGACATCGTCGAGCGCATCACGAGCGAGATCATCGACGACGGCGCAGCCACCCACGGCCTGCTCGGCGCGATGGTCGCCCCGGCCGCGAGCATCGAGGGCGCGACCACGACCGGCGCCTACATCGACGAGGTCACCCCCGGCGGCGCGGCCGCCGAGGCCGGGCTGCGCTCGGGCGACATCGTCACCGGGTTCGATGGTCTGCCCATCACGGACGCGACGGACCTGACCGCGCAGGTGCGGGCTGTGGCGGGCGGCAGCACGGTGAGCCTGACGTACCTGCGTGACGGCGAGACCCGCACCGCCGACGTGACCCTCGGCGAGCTCGTCGACTGA
- a CDS encoding SCO4848 family membrane protein, which yields MASLLIALLLANAVFNVVVWPAFFRRVAKDPRAKDAAGKRTRFFTVHAVLIGLALALAVVSAVVAVVAAIQGV from the coding sequence GTGGCATCCCTCCTCATCGCACTGCTCCTGGCCAACGCCGTCTTCAACGTCGTGGTCTGGCCCGCGTTCTTCCGGCGGGTGGCGAAGGATCCGCGTGCGAAGGACGCCGCGGGCAAGCGCACCAGGTTCTTCACCGTGCATGCCGTGCTGATCGGCCTCGCCCTCGCGCTGGCCGTCGTGTCGGCGGTCGTCGCGGTCGTCGCCGCGATCCAGGGCGTCTGA
- a CDS encoding phosphocholine cytidylyltransferase family protein, giving the protein MTLQTVILAAGMGSRLGRSLPKPLTELSDGRSIMQQQHDNIRAAFGKTARITTVVGYRAETIVEAFPDADYVYNDRYDQTNTSKSLLRALAATGKSGVLWMNGDVVFDPRVLGRAIALIEAERSFVTVNTAKVSDEEVKYTVDAAGYIAELSKTVSGGIGEAVGINYISAADKRAFMRQLSRVDDQDYFERGLELAIVEDGVRLQPLDISDLYAVEVDFAEDLERANLYV; this is encoded by the coding sequence GTGACTCTTCAGACCGTCATCCTCGCAGCAGGGATGGGCTCACGCCTCGGCCGCAGCCTGCCCAAGCCGCTCACCGAGCTCAGCGACGGCCGCAGCATCATGCAGCAGCAGCACGACAACATCCGTGCCGCCTTCGGCAAGACCGCGCGCATCACCACGGTCGTCGGCTACCGCGCCGAGACGATCGTGGAGGCCTTCCCCGACGCCGACTACGTCTACAACGACCGGTACGACCAGACCAACACCTCGAAGTCCCTGCTGCGCGCCCTCGCCGCCACCGGCAAGAGCGGGGTGCTGTGGATGAACGGCGACGTCGTCTTCGACCCGCGGGTGCTGGGCCGCGCGATCGCCCTCATCGAGGCCGAGCGCTCGTTCGTGACCGTCAACACCGCGAAGGTCAGCGACGAAGAGGTCAAGTACACCGTCGACGCCGCCGGGTACATCGCCGAGCTGTCCAAGACCGTCTCGGGCGGCATCGGCGAGGCCGTGGGCATCAACTACATCTCTGCAGCGGACAAGCGGGCGTTCATGCGCCAGCTGTCCCGTGTGGATGACCAGGACTACTTCGAGCGCGGCCTCGAGCTTGCGATCGTCGAGGACGGCGTGCGCCTGCAGCCGCTGGACATCTCCGACCTCTACGCCGTCGAAGTTGACTTCGCCGAAGACCTCGAGCGGGCGAACCTCTACGTCTGA